In Blastopirellula marina, the following proteins share a genomic window:
- a CDS encoding cytochrome-c peroxidase, with product MKSTRFVAAIVAASLTLVGSLLAAEKSETVTLGDPSLTSGIPGEGPLKLEEINTWLANPKNHQPLSVELPFGLNAASGQITGLDANPMTRAKIELGRQLYFDPRLSSDSTISCASCHHPDFGWAFNSQFGIGVDGQEGGRNSPVSFNRILSGPQFWDGRAATLEEQAVGPIANPIEMANTHDVAVKTLKEIPGYKVQFEKIFDDGVNIDNVGKAIATFERTIVTGPAPYDFYEVVRSFEKQLPPDELEFLEEDDPALYAKYSEAKKNAAGMSESARRGREIFFSEKGNCTACHAGANFTDELYHNLGVGMAAETPDLGRYEVTKQDKDKGAFKTPTIRNITQSAPYMHDGSQKTLEEVVEWYTKGGHPNAHLSDKMKKLNLTEQDKKDLVNFMKACTGEFPKIEPGRLPE from the coding sequence ATGAAATCGACGCGCTTTGTCGCGGCGATCGTCGCCGCTTCGCTTACCCTGGTTGGCAGTTTGCTGGCCGCTGAAAAGTCAGAGACGGTCACCCTGGGGGATCCCTCGCTGACCTCCGGTATCCCCGGCGAAGGCCCCCTCAAGTTGGAAGAGATCAACACCTGGCTGGCCAACCCCAAAAACCATCAGCCGCTGAGTGTCGAACTTCCATTCGGCTTGAACGCCGCATCGGGTCAAATCACCGGGCTCGACGCCAACCCAATGACCCGAGCCAAGATCGAACTCGGTCGCCAACTCTACTTCGACCCGCGTCTTTCGTCCGACAGTACCATCAGCTGCGCCAGTTGCCACCATCCTGATTTCGGTTGGGCATTCAATTCGCAGTTCGGTATCGGTGTCGATGGTCAGGAAGGAGGACGCAACTCCCCAGTTTCGTTCAACCGTATCCTGAGCGGCCCGCAGTTCTGGGATGGCCGCGCGGCAACGCTGGAAGAACAAGCCGTCGGCCCGATCGCCAACCCGATCGAAATGGCCAACACGCACGACGTCGCCGTGAAGACGCTCAAAGAGATCCCCGGCTACAAAGTTCAGTTTGAAAAGATCTTCGACGACGGTGTGAACATCGACAACGTCGGCAAGGCGATCGCCACCTTCGAACGAACCATCGTCACCGGCCCTGCTCCGTACGACTTCTACGAAGTCGTTCGCAGCTTTGAAAAACAACTGCCGCCGGATGAACTCGAGTTTCTCGAAGAAGACGATCCGGCACTGTACGCCAAATATTCCGAGGCAAAGAAGAACGCCGCCGGCATGTCGGAAAGTGCCCGTCGCGGCCGCGAGATCTTCTTCAGCGAGAAGGGGAACTGCACCGCCTGTCACGCTGGAGCCAACTTTACCGACGAACTGTACCACAACCTGGGCGTCGGCATGGCCGCGGAAACTCCAGACCTGGGCCGCTACGAAGTGACCAAGCAGGACAAGGACAAAGGTGCCTTCAAAACGCCCACCATCCGCAACATCACCCAATCCGCCCCGTACATGCACGACGGCAGCCAGAAGACCCTGGAAGAAGTGGTCGAATGGTACACCAAGGGAGGTCACCCCAATGCCCACCTATCCGACAAAATGAAGAAGCTGAACCTCACCGAGCAGGACAAGAAGGATTTGGTAAACTTCATGAAAGCCTGCACCGGCGAGTTCCCGAAAATCGAGCCAGGGCGTTTGCCTGAGTAA